AACGGGCTCTATGCCCACATGTTCCGAACCCAGATGACCGACGCGCACTGACGCGGGGGCGTTTCAGCGAGACTCCTGCAGCGGGCCTTCGGTGGGAGAGGGCTCCGGCCCGAGATTGCGCTGGGGAGCCAGGGTCGGACCCGGGCGGGGGATGATCCGGAGCGCGACCCGAACCTCGACCTCGAACAGGCGCAGCCAGGGCAGCACGCATTCCGCGTGCGCCTGTTCGAGGGCAGCCCATCGGTGCAGTCCCGGCACCCATACCGAGTGCCCACGGAATCTCTTGTCAAAGAGACGTCGAGCATAGGCCAGCAGCTCGAGCCGGATCTTCAGCCCGACAGGGCCGAAGAGGTTGAGCAGCGGGTCGGCGTCGGCGGGCAGCCCTGCGGTTTCCGGCCGGAACCTCGCCCGCACCAGCGCCTGGTAGCGATAGTCGTCGACGAAGCGAGCCAGCAGAAAGGCCTGGTGGGTCTGCTCGCTGGCCAGCGCTCGCGA
The Pseudomonadota bacterium DNA segment above includes these coding regions:
- a CDS encoding DUF4127 family protein, with amino-acid sequence LALVNMADPFLAKAVMARVPLPRLEAYAAWNTPSNKLGTAIAQAVAHSLAARFGDRWSASRALASEQTHQAFLLARFVDDYRYQALVRARFRPETAGLPADADPLLNLFGPVGLKIRLELLAYARRLFDKRFRGHSVWVPGLHRWAALEQAHAECVLPWLRLFEVEVRVALRIIPRPGPTLAPQRNLGPEPSPTEGPLQESR